The genome window GCTTAATGGATGCCTTCTAATGGTGTGTAGGTCTTGTATTGATACAGCTCAGGGCCACCGAATCCATAGAGCAGCTTTCCTTTGCCATTTTCATCATAGTATGGATAGCGATATTTGGGTCTGGGTTTCAGGAAtagagtatatataataaatgtaattagaGAGAATTACGCATGTGGCGGAAATATTATGGAAGTTTTCTTACCTTTCAAAGTATTGGAAGTTCGGGGCTTTTGGTTCAAGCGCGGCATACGAAGTGTTCGCAACAAAAGCGATAATAAGCAAAATGAgctgcaaaatataaattagattTTGGCCATTTTAGAGATTATGAGGCATGTGCAtgtaaaatcaaaagtaaTGCCGGCTCATTAGTTCAGTGTGTCAGGtagataaatatgtaattataataaatgcacGACTTGCGAAGTCTTGCATGAGTTGAAATCaagtaaaagcaacaacaacagcaacagcggttATTGCCATCGTTATGCAATgcagagagcaacaacaacaattaccaCAACAAACAAGTGCTGCGCTTGAGCACAGCTTTGAGATTATGACACAATTCGCTGCCGCTTAAATTGGTCAACAAActcagagagagggagagagagagagagagagagcgcgagagtGTGAGGAAGTGAGA of Drosophila nasuta strain 15112-1781.00 chromosome 3, ASM2355853v1, whole genome shotgun sequence contains these proteins:
- the LOC132791505 gene encoding uncharacterized protein LOC132791505; protein product: MANLFTLLLPLILLIIAFVANTSYAALEPKAPNFQYFERPKYRYPYYDENGKGKLLYGFGGPELYQYKTYTPLEGIH